The window CAGCGATTACAACACGCGGCTTTAAAGAAGATGAAGCGCGTCAAGTGGCGAACTTGATTGCTGACGTGTTGGATAACCCAACTGATGAAGCAGTGATTGCGGCGACTAAAGCTAAAGTACATGCTTTAACTGCTCGTTTCCCTGTTTATCAAAACTAGGTAATAGTTAATCAATGAAATGTCCTTTTTGCGGTGATGCAGATACACAGGTAATCGATTCGCGCGTCAATGACGAAGGCGATTCCATACGCCGTCGCCGCAAATGTGGTGCTTGCGATAAGCGTTTTACTACTTACGAAACAGCTGAGTTGCACATGCCGCAAGTGGTGAAAACCAATGGTACGCGTGAGGAATTTAATCGCGAAAAATTGCGCTTATCCTTCACACGCGCATTGCATAAGCGCCCTGTGCCGACGGAATACGTAGACCGCGCATTAGATAGAATCTCACAAAAATTACTAAGTTTAGGTGAGCGTGAAATTCCAGCCAGAGACTTAGGTGAAAGCGTGATGCATGAGCTTAAGTTGATGGATAAAGTCGCCTATATTCGCTTTGCATCGGTGTATCGCAGCTTTTCAGATGTAGATGATTTTAACGATGCGATTCGCGATTTGTAAGCCATTTGATTTGCATAATGCTAATGATTAGGATGTAAAACATGAAATTTATTAACTGGGCTACTATTCTTTTTACCGCATTTACTGTGATACTGACGATTGTATTTTTCGGTTGGTGGATGATGAAAGATAGCATCGTTTTTGGCGATGAAAAATTCGACCAAGTAAAATGGATGCAAAGCGCAGCTTCGATAGAAAAAGATTGTAAGCGCGGTGATATGGCTTATGACTTGCAGCAACATGTGTTATCGAAAGGTACAAGCAAAGACGCCGTGGGCGTGTTGCTTGGTCGCCCAAGCTACGAAGACGGCAATGCAGTAGAGTATGATCTAGGCAAGTGCATGCACGTTTATCATGGCTTACTGCTTTTCTTTGATGAAAATAATCGTTTAATTAATAGCCGTATTTCATCGCACTAAATTAACTACATCGCTATTTGGTTAATCAAAATATCTTGTTCTCAATAGCAGATCACACTTACATGACCCTCGCACTGCGCCTAGCAGAGCGTGGCTTGTATACCACTCAGCCCAACCCACGCGTTGGCTGTGTCATCGTTAAAAATAATCAAATAGTTGGCCAAGGTGCACACCTGAAAGCTGGTGAGCCACATGCAGAAGTATTTGCTTTGCGTGAAGCTGGCGCGAATGCTGAAGGTGCTGATGCATATGTCACTTTAGAGCCATGTAATCACCATGGCCGTACACCGCCTTGTGTCGATGCCTTGATTAACGCTCGCGTGAAGCGCGTGGTCGTTGCCATGCAAGACCCGAACCCCCTAGTGGCCGGTAATGGTATAAAACGTCTTCAAGCGCATGGCATAGAGGTTGAAGTAGGTTTGATGGAGGCTGAATCCAAGTCTTTAAACCTTGGTTTTATTTCGCGCATGACCTCAGCCTTACCATATGTACGTTGTAAAGTCGCAGCGAGTTTGGACGGTCGTACGGCGCTTAATAATGGTAAAAGCCTGTGGATTACTGGCGAGCCAGCAAGGCTGGATGTGCAGCATTGGCGCGCGCAGTCATGTGCAATCGTGACTGGTATTGGTACGGTGCTTACAGACAACCCAAGCATGAATGTGCGCTTGGAAAATACAGGTCGACAGCCGTTACGAGTCATTGTGGATAGCAACCTGCAAACGCCTACAGATTGTAAAATGCTTAATCCTGAGTTGCTTTCACTTAGCCCAGTGTTGGTTGCTTATGCGCAAGATGCACATCATAAGGCATCTGCTTTAACTGCAACTGGCGCGCAATTATTACATTTACCTGATGAAAGTGGCCGAGTAAATTTACACGCTTTGCTTAAAAATCTAGCTTCACGTGACGTCAATGAGGTATTGCTAGAAGCGGGGCAGGGCTTGAATGGTGCG is drawn from Methylotenera versatilis 301 and contains these coding sequences:
- the nrdR gene encoding transcriptional regulator NrdR — its product is MKCPFCGDADTQVIDSRVNDEGDSIRRRRKCGACDKRFTTYETAELHMPQVVKTNGTREEFNREKLRLSFTRALHKRPVPTEYVDRALDRISQKLLSLGEREIPARDLGESVMHELKLMDKVAYIRFASVYRSFSDVDDFNDAIRDL
- the ribD gene encoding bifunctional diaminohydroxyphosphoribosylaminopyrimidine deaminase/5-amino-6-(5-phosphoribosylamino)uracil reductase RibD — translated: MTLALRLAERGLYTTQPNPRVGCVIVKNNQIVGQGAHLKAGEPHAEVFALREAGANAEGADAYVTLEPCNHHGRTPPCVDALINARVKRVVVAMQDPNPLVAGNGIKRLQAHGIEVEVGLMEAESKSLNLGFISRMTSALPYVRCKVAASLDGRTALNNGKSLWITGEPARLDVQHWRAQSCAIVTGIGTVLTDNPSMNVRLENTGRQPLRVIVDSNLQTPTDCKMLNPELLSLSPVLVAYAQDAHHKASALTATGAQLLHLPDESGRVNLHALLKNLASRDVNEVLLEAGQGLNGAFLQAGLVDEFIFYYAPKLMGADAKGMFAISELIEMQQATDLQIFDVRQIGQDIRVRAKPVKSKL